From Roseibium alexandrii DFL-11, the proteins below share one genomic window:
- a CDS encoding glycine cleavage system protein R, protein MQDHLVFTVIAEDRSGLVEKIADVIAGAGGNWIESSMARLGGEFAGIVRISVPAENASQLTAALEALGTDGIDITLRSGHGSDNEAPGASAHLDLVSQDHPGILRDITHILSEHKVSIEHLETSVEAGSMQGGLLFKASADLRLPTGLTPAQLSDALQATAADLMADISLAE, encoded by the coding sequence ATGCAAGACCATCTCGTGTTCACAGTCATTGCCGAAGACCGTTCTGGGCTTGTCGAGAAGATCGCTGACGTCATCGCAGGCGCAGGAGGGAATTGGATCGAGAGTTCCATGGCCCGACTTGGTGGCGAGTTTGCCGGCATCGTGCGCATCTCTGTTCCTGCCGAAAACGCCAGCCAGTTGACTGCGGCGCTGGAGGCACTTGGAACAGACGGGATCGATATCACGCTGCGGTCCGGCCATGGTAGCGACAATGAAGCACCTGGTGCGTCCGCCCATCTGGATCTGGTATCGCAGGATCACCCGGGAATATTGCGCGACATCACCCACATTCTGAGCGAGCACAAGGTCAGCATTGAGCACCTGGAAACGTCTGTTGAAGCGGGATCGATGCAGGGCGGTCTCCTGTTCAAGGCCTCTGCGGATTTGAGGCTCCCAACCGGACTGACACCTGCTCAACTGAGCGACGCGCTGCAAGCAACCGCGGCGGATCTGATGGCCGACATCAGCCTTGCCGAGTAA
- a CDS encoding PepSY-associated TM helix domain-containing protein, translated as MSDISHNVRSASAPNAFYRAAWRWHFYAGLFVVPFLMVLAVTGMMMMYIGYIDGRDGEKITVSVPQDGQPLSVSEQASQALKQHPNGVVVEWLKGRTENNVSVFRLKADGVQSMVAVDPYTGDVVESWDRRKGWYDFADGIHSDLLLGTPGDRLLEIAAGLSIVLVVTGLYLWWPRDRSFVQSVVPNLTARGRDFWKGLHSSIGIYVSVILLAFLITGMAWTGIWGSKIVQAWNTFPAEKWNNVPLSDSTHAAMNHGPVGEVPWTLEQTPMPASGSGSGVSGTREGAPVTIDSIADLAAAIGFNARYRISYPQGDTGVWTINQDTMSSDAEDPFSDRTVHIDQYTGKILASVGFADYSLAAKAMAVGIPLHMGLVGLWNLVLNTLACLSVIFLCVSGVVMWWMRRPKGAALRIIAPKTPENMPHWRGAMILMLFLSLAFPLAGVTLLTVLALDYVLVKRIPVLRKAFG; from the coding sequence ATGAGTGATATCTCACATAACGTTCGAAGTGCATCCGCACCGAACGCGTTCTATCGCGCTGCCTGGCGTTGGCACTTTTATGCCGGATTGTTTGTCGTGCCCTTCCTTATGGTCCTCGCGGTCACAGGCATGATGATGATGTACATCGGTTACATTGATGGCCGTGACGGCGAAAAAATTACTGTGTCTGTCCCTCAAGATGGTCAGCCGCTGAGTGTGTCCGAACAAGCGAGCCAAGCCCTGAAGCAACATCCAAACGGGGTTGTTGTGGAGTGGCTCAAAGGGCGGACTGAAAACAACGTTTCAGTTTTTCGCCTCAAAGCCGACGGTGTTCAGTCGATGGTCGCTGTCGATCCTTACACTGGAGACGTGGTTGAGAGCTGGGACCGGCGCAAGGGTTGGTACGACTTTGCTGACGGCATCCACAGTGATCTCCTGCTTGGAACACCGGGCGACCGCCTTCTGGAGATTGCAGCCGGTTTGTCGATCGTGTTGGTGGTTACGGGTCTTTACCTTTGGTGGCCGCGTGACCGGTCCTTTGTACAGTCCGTCGTTCCAAACTTGACAGCCAGGGGACGAGACTTCTGGAAGGGGCTTCATTCCAGTATCGGGATCTATGTTTCTGTCATTCTGCTGGCGTTCTTGATCACCGGCATGGCCTGGACCGGTATTTGGGGAAGCAAGATCGTTCAGGCTTGGAACACCTTCCCTGCGGAAAAATGGAACAATGTTCCCTTGTCCGACAGCACACACGCTGCAATGAACCACGGTCCGGTTGGTGAAGTCCCCTGGACTCTGGAGCAGACACCTATGCCGGCTTCCGGCTCAGGATCCGGGGTTTCTGGAACGCGAGAGGGCGCGCCTGTGACGATCGACAGCATCGCGGATTTGGCAGCAGCAATCGGCTTTAATGCCCGATATCGTATTTCCTATCCCCAAGGAGACACGGGTGTGTGGACCATCAATCAGGACACAATGAGTTCTGATGCTGAAGATCCCTTCTCAGATCGCACTGTCCACATTGATCAGTATACCGGCAAGATTCTGGCGTCTGTTGGGTTTGCCGACTATTCGCTTGCCGCAAAAGCCATGGCTGTTGGCATACCCCTGCATATGGGATTGGTGGGGCTTTGGAACCTGGTGCTCAACACACTCGCGTGCCTGTCAGTGATCTTCCTGTGTGTGAGTGGTGTTGTCATGTGGTGGATGCGCCGCCCGAAAGGTGCAGCACTCCGGATCATTGCGCCGAAGACACCGGAGAACATGCCGCATTGGCGTGGTGCGATGATCTTGATGTTGTTCCTCTCGCTGGCGTTTCCGCTTGCCGGCGTGACCCTTTTGACGGTGCTGGCGCTGGATTATGTGCTGGTCAAACGCATACCGGTTCTCAGAAAGGCCTTTGGCTAA
- a CDS encoding DEAD/DEAH box helicase family protein: MSNFSFLTAEFPDVQASAQRAETLVNGDPRASAFYARRTLEIAVKWIFKHDASLNFPYQDNLSALVHEPTFKRAAGDAIISKARLIIKIGNRAVHEARDTPQRDALQAVTDLFHVCFWLARTYARKSPPADGLAFNPAHLSRKDDIVKKAFTRLQQMQKEMEERDENLAQLLRDKTKLDDQLKAMRAEIAEARKQNEQRPDTHDYSEAETRDYFIDVLLKEAGWALDGVDDLEYEVVGMPNNKGIGYVDYVLWGDDGKPLGLVEAKRTKRDPRVGQQQAKLYADCLEAKFGQRPIIFYSNGYDHWIWDDQMYPPRAVQGFLKKDELQLAIQRRTSRKPLIGEPVNKEIAGRYYQTRAIASIAKSFEKDHQRKALLVMATGSGKTRTVIALADLLMRCNWAKRILFLADRVALVNQAVAAFKHHLPDAAPVNLVTDKSAQARVYVSTYPTMMGLIDQKREEGRMFGPGHFDLIVIDEAHRSVYQRYGAIFDYFDNLLVGLTATPKDEIDRNTYGLFDLEDGVPTDAYPLDQAVEDSYLVPPEAISVPLKFQREGIKYDDLSDAEKEEWDMLEWDEDEVPDSVNAEAVNKWLFNTDTVDKVLAHVMTHGLKVSGGDRLGKTIIFAKNQKHAEFIEERFNTNYPRLAGHFARIITFKTTYAQSLIDDFSIKDKDPHIAISVDMLDTGIDVPEVVNLVLFKLIRSKTKFWQILGRGTRLCPDLFGPDVDKDCFYVFDFCQNLEFFSQNPKVSDGLNTKSLSERLFAARFDLVRALDEQQSAEIYDGMAEEGEGYLGPGDLDHRVQLDETTVRDEALNYLIDYVAGMNLDNFIVRPKRRSVEKYQQRDAWKTLSDDKRDELLNEVAMLPSEINSDNEEAKRFDLLMFSLELALLKANKSFDRLKQQLLEIAAALEEQTAIPAIAAQSPLIQDIQTDHWWEGITVPLLELVRLRLRDLVQHIDKKRKAIVYTNFEDDLGTAIGVDLPQVGEVDFVKFKKKARHFLLEHEDHLTLQKLRRGKPLTAKDLDQLEDMLITAGVGNTEQVEKAADLSAGLGRFIRALVGLERAAVVDAFSEFVSDASTTAEQIEFIDMIIAHLTDKGMMDPSLLYESPFTDVAPSGPEQVFDIKRADRLIEMIDELNKSAVV, from the coding sequence ATGTCCAACTTTTCCTTCCTTACGGCTGAGTTTCCCGACGTTCAGGCATCTGCGCAGCGGGCGGAGACGTTGGTCAATGGCGATCCACGTGCCAGCGCTTTTTATGCTCGAAGAACACTGGAAATCGCAGTCAAATGGATTTTCAAACATGATGCATCCCTGAACTTTCCCTACCAGGACAATCTCTCCGCTCTAGTGCATGAACCAACGTTTAAACGCGCGGCGGGTGATGCGATCATCTCGAAGGCTAGGCTGATCATAAAGATCGGCAATCGCGCAGTTCACGAAGCGCGAGACACACCGCAGCGTGACGCCTTGCAGGCCGTCACCGACCTCTTTCATGTCTGTTTCTGGTTGGCGCGAACCTACGCCCGTAAGTCGCCGCCGGCTGACGGTTTGGCATTCAATCCGGCGCATCTTTCACGCAAGGATGATATCGTCAAAAAAGCCTTTACCCGTTTGCAGCAGATGCAAAAGGAGATGGAAGAGCGCGACGAGAATCTCGCCCAATTGCTGCGGGACAAGACAAAGCTTGACGATCAATTAAAAGCGATGCGTGCTGAGATCGCAGAGGCACGTAAACAGAACGAACAACGGCCTGATACACATGACTATTCCGAAGCAGAGACGCGCGACTATTTCATCGATGTCCTGCTAAAGGAAGCCGGCTGGGCTCTGGATGGTGTCGATGACCTTGAGTATGAGGTTGTAGGCATGCCGAACAATAAGGGCATCGGCTACGTCGACTACGTACTGTGGGGTGATGATGGCAAACCGCTCGGGTTGGTCGAGGCAAAGCGCACCAAACGCGACCCACGCGTCGGGCAGCAACAGGCGAAACTCTATGCCGACTGTCTGGAAGCAAAATTTGGTCAACGGCCAATAATCTTTTACAGCAACGGTTACGATCACTGGATCTGGGATGACCAGATGTATCCTCCACGTGCTGTTCAGGGCTTTTTGAAGAAGGACGAGCTGCAGCTCGCAATCCAGCGTCGCACGAGCCGTAAGCCGTTGATAGGCGAACCGGTAAACAAGGAAATTGCCGGCCGATACTATCAGACGCGTGCCATCGCGAGTATTGCCAAGAGCTTCGAAAAGGACCACCAGCGTAAGGCGCTACTGGTCATGGCGACGGGCTCCGGCAAGACACGCACCGTGATTGCGTTGGCGGACCTCCTAATGCGCTGCAACTGGGCCAAGCGTATTCTATTCCTCGCCGACCGTGTCGCGCTGGTCAATCAGGCTGTGGCTGCTTTCAAGCATCACCTGCCGGACGCGGCACCGGTTAATCTGGTAACCGATAAGTCGGCGCAGGCACGCGTCTATGTGTCCACCTATCCGACCATGATGGGATTGATCGACCAAAAGCGCGAAGAAGGCCGCATGTTTGGCCCCGGCCACTTCGACCTTATCGTCATCGACGAGGCGCACAGGTCCGTGTACCAACGCTATGGTGCCATTTTCGATTATTTTGACAACCTGCTGGTCGGCCTCACCGCTACTCCAAAGGACGAAATTGATCGCAACACCTACGGCCTATTTGATCTCGAGGATGGCGTTCCAACCGATGCTTATCCTCTCGACCAGGCGGTAGAGGATAGCTACCTCGTGCCACCTGAGGCGATCTCGGTCCCGCTCAAATTCCAACGCGAAGGCATCAAATATGATGACCTTAGCGACGCGGAAAAAGAAGAGTGGGATATGCTGGAATGGGACGAGGACGAGGTCCCCGACAGCGTGAACGCAGAAGCCGTCAACAAGTGGCTGTTCAACACAGACACCGTGGACAAGGTGCTCGCCCATGTCATGACGCACGGCCTCAAGGTCTCGGGCGGCGACAGGCTCGGCAAGACCATTATCTTCGCCAAGAACCAGAAGCATGCCGAGTTCATCGAAGAACGGTTCAACACGAACTATCCGCGTCTAGCCGGGCACTTCGCCCGTATCATCACCTTCAAGACGACCTATGCCCAAAGCCTGATCGATGACTTCTCGATCAAGGACAAGGATCCGCATATTGCGATCTCGGTCGACATGCTCGATACAGGCATAGACGTGCCGGAAGTGGTCAATCTTGTGCTTTTTAAGTTGATCCGCTCGAAGACAAAATTCTGGCAGATCCTTGGCCGTGGCACCCGGCTGTGTCCTGACTTGTTCGGCCCCGACGTGGACAAGGATTGTTTTTACGTTTTCGACTTCTGCCAAAACCTTGAATTCTTCAGTCAGAACCCGAAGGTGTCGGATGGCCTCAATACCAAGTCTCTTAGTGAACGGCTATTTGCAGCACGGTTCGATCTGGTCCGGGCCCTAGACGAGCAACAGTCCGCTGAAATCTATGACGGCATGGCAGAAGAGGGCGAAGGATACTTGGGACCGGGAGACCTAGACCATAGGGTGCAGCTCGATGAAACGACGGTCCGCGACGAAGCACTCAACTATCTCATCGATTATGTTGCAGGCATGAATCTTGACAATTTCATTGTCCGCCCCAAACGCCGGTCCGTTGAGAAATACCAGCAGCGCGACGCTTGGAAGACCTTGAGCGATGACAAGCGTGACGAGCTTCTGAATGAGGTTGCAATGCTGCCGAGCGAAATCAACTCCGACAATGAGGAAGCCAAGCGTTTCGACCTGCTGATGTTCTCGCTGGAACTGGCCCTACTGAAAGCGAACAAGTCTTTCGACCGGTTGAAACAACAGCTTTTGGAAATCGCTGCAGCCCTAGAAGAGCAGACCGCCATTCCCGCCATCGCTGCGCAAAGTCCTTTAATACAAGACATCCAGACTGATCATTGGTGGGAAGGGATAACCGTCCCCCTCCTGGAACTCGTGCGTCTACGCCTGCGCGATCTGGTTCAGCACATAGACAAGAAGCGCAAGGCAATCGTCTACACCAATTTCGAGGACGACCTTGGTACAGCGATCGGCGTTGACCTGCCGCAGGTCGGCGAAGTCGATTTCGTAAAGTTCAAGAAAAAGGCCCGGCATTTCCTGCTGGAGCACGAAGATCATCTCACGCTTCAGAAACTCCGTCGAGGCAAGCCGCTGACCGCCAAAGACCTCGATCAACTTGAAGACATGCTAATCACCGCCGGTGTAGGTAATACTGAGCAGGTTGAGAAAGCCGCGGACTTGAGCGCGGGGCTAGGACGGTTCATTCGAGCTCTGGTAGGTCTTGAGCGTGCAGCGGTCGTTGACGCCTTTAGCGAATTTGTTAGCGATGCCAGTACAACAGCGGAACAGATAGAGTTCATCGACATGATCATCGCGCACTTAACCGACAAGGGAATGATGGATCCAAGCCTGCTCTACGAGAGCCCGTTCACCGACGTCGCTCCGAGCGGCCCAGAGCAGGTCTTCGATATAAAACGAGCTGACAGGTTGATCGAGATGATTGATGAGCTGAACAAGAGTGCTGTAGTTTAA
- a CDS encoding GmrSD restriction endonuclease domain-containing protein: MKATESGLLSFLNNSPQFVIPIYQRTYSWTEKECRQLWDDILRAGREDGHSIHFIGSVVGIDQRDSTNSDRSPYLVIDGQQRLTTVTLLLAALAEALEKQKGETVELSEGFSARKVRNRYLIDPDEDDERRFQLLLSETDRETLKAIVARDPLPENPSLRINEGFKFFQSQIGKLTKLEALCRGLDRLFIVDISLNRGQDNPQLIFESMNSTGKELSQADLIRNFVLMGLQTNLQSRLYKNYWRPMERAFGQDGYSARFDAFMRHYLTVKTGEIPRLSEVYDSFKWYARAFLNAASETAEKKAREDNPEISEQNLSKVEAAASTAAVETLVSELRAFAGYYCAMALGAEPDADLNFAFHDLRELKVDVAYPFLLELYADYATKQLPKADFLEAIRLVEAYVFRRAICMIPTNSLNKTFATFTKSLKKDRYLESIKAHFLLLPSYRRFPGDGEFQRELQKRDLYNFRSRSYWLRRFENHGRKERVPVDEYTIEHIMPQNEDMRIEWKTALGDDWQRIHQEYLHTLGNLTLTGYNSEYSDLPFVDKRDMVGGFKNSPVRLNDGLGTVEQWNEEAIRSRAQKLAAKAPGVWPGPSLAEDILSIYRAPKEASASYSIADHPYLNSGLVRELFEAFRKDVLALDPCVSEEFLKLYVAYKAETNFVDVVPQAKALRLSLNMKFTDINDPRGICKDTSQIGRWGNGEVEVKISALDEIPYTLGLVRQSLEQQLGNGGDG, from the coding sequence ATGAAAGCCACGGAATCCGGACTTCTTTCGTTCCTCAATAACTCGCCGCAGTTCGTTATCCCGATTTATCAACGCACCTACTCCTGGACAGAGAAGGAATGTCGGCAGCTTTGGGACGACATTTTACGCGCCGGGCGCGAGGACGGGCACTCGATCCATTTCATCGGTTCCGTCGTTGGTATTGATCAAAGAGATTCCACCAATTCCGACCGCTCTCCTTATCTGGTCATCGACGGTCAGCAGCGCTTAACAACGGTCACTCTGCTTCTGGCTGCACTGGCTGAAGCGCTCGAAAAGCAGAAGGGTGAGACTGTTGAGTTGTCCGAGGGGTTTTCGGCCCGCAAAGTTCGGAACCGCTACTTGATTGACCCGGATGAGGATGATGAGCGCCGCTTCCAACTGCTGCTTTCGGAGACAGACCGGGAAACATTGAAGGCCATCGTGGCCAGGGATCCATTGCCGGAAAATCCATCCTTGCGGATCAATGAGGGATTCAAGTTCTTTCAATCACAAATTGGCAAGCTCACCAAACTCGAGGCCCTGTGCCGAGGATTGGATCGATTATTCATCGTCGATATTTCCCTCAATCGCGGGCAGGACAATCCGCAGCTTATTTTTGAAAGCATGAATTCTACTGGTAAGGAACTCAGCCAAGCCGACCTGATTCGCAATTTTGTTCTGATGGGCCTGCAAACAAACCTACAATCCCGGCTCTACAAGAATTATTGGCGTCCAATGGAAAGGGCCTTCGGCCAAGACGGATACAGTGCGCGGTTCGACGCGTTCATGAGGCACTATCTGACGGTCAAAACGGGCGAAATCCCAAGGCTGAGTGAAGTTTACGATTCATTCAAATGGTACGCACGCGCCTTTTTGAACGCAGCCTCAGAAACAGCGGAAAAGAAAGCACGGGAAGACAATCCGGAGATATCTGAACAAAATCTGTCCAAGGTCGAAGCGGCCGCATCAACTGCCGCCGTAGAAACCCTAGTAAGCGAATTACGGGCTTTCGCAGGCTATTACTGTGCGATGGCGCTGGGTGCGGAACCTGATGCAGATCTAAACTTCGCGTTCCATGATTTGCGCGAACTGAAAGTGGACGTCGCCTATCCGTTCCTGCTTGAGCTTTACGCCGACTATGCCACCAAACAACTCCCAAAAGCAGATTTTCTGGAAGCGATCCGGCTGGTCGAAGCCTATGTGTTCCGCCGCGCGATCTGCATGATCCCGACAAATTCACTCAACAAGACCTTCGCAACTTTCACAAAGTCATTGAAGAAGGATCGCTACCTGGAAAGCATCAAGGCGCACTTCCTGCTATTGCCCTCTTACCGCCGTTTTCCCGGTGATGGCGAGTTCCAACGCGAACTTCAAAAACGTGATCTCTACAATTTTAGAAGCCGCAGTTATTGGCTGCGCCGGTTCGAAAATCATGGTCGTAAGGAACGGGTCCCGGTTGACGAATACACCATAGAACACATCATGCCTCAAAATGAAGACATGCGGATCGAATGGAAGACGGCACTCGGCGACGATTGGCAGCGCATCCATCAAGAATATCTGCACACGCTCGGCAACCTTACACTTACGGGTTACAACTCCGAATACAGTGATCTTCCGTTTGTTGATAAACGCGACATGGTAGGTGGTTTCAAGAACAGTCCAGTTAGGTTGAATGACGGTTTGGGCACTGTTGAGCAATGGAATGAGGAAGCAATTCGTTCCCGCGCACAGAAACTTGCGGCTAAAGCGCCAGGGGTGTGGCCCGGCCCTAGCCTCGCTGAAGACATTCTCAGCATCTACCGGGCGCCAAAGGAAGCGAGCGCCAGCTACTCCATTGCTGATCACCCCTATTTGAACAGTGGCCTTGTACGGGAACTTTTTGAAGCATTTCGCAAGGACGTTCTGGCCTTGGACCCTTGTGTGAGCGAGGAATTCTTGAAGCTCTACGTGGCATACAAGGCAGAGACCAACTTTGTCGATGTGGTTCCGCAAGCAAAAGCTTTGCGGCTGTCCCTCAATATGAAGTTCACCGACATCAACGATCCGCGCGGTATCTGCAAAGACACCTCCCAGATAGGGCGATGGGGGAATGGAGAGGTAGAAGTCAAGATCAGCGCACTTGATGAGATTCCCTACACCCTGGGGCTGGTCCGGCAGTCACTCGAGCAACAACTCGGCAACGGTGGTGACGGCTGA
- a CDS encoding Hsp70 family protein, producing MHTIGLDFGTSNTVAMTASMSGSAEAVTFLGDREEVTSLPSVLSFLDKGAAKAPHPEVGPWAIRQFLESFGDVRFIQSLKTFAASAAFKGTGIFGVPFDFENLMATFLTAAFERAHPQINPSQTRLVVGRPVEFAGHNPNEQLAMKRYRSAFSKLGYDDILFVMEPVGAAFSYAQSLKQDTTILVADLGGGTTDYSLMRFETSAGHMHAHPLGRGGIGIAGDTFDYRIIDNVVLPKLGKGSQYKSMGKTLDIPPNLFSNFARWHMLSIFKTSDDFKEMKKLLRWCLDPDQIELFIELVEEDQGYPLYKSVSETKAILSANEEAELIFKPLGPDFKASVARKDFESWIAPDLLKMNRALDSALERAKLSEDDIDRVFMTGGTSFVPAVRKMFADRFGAERISGGNELTSVANGLALIGARQDAADWSVAA from the coding sequence ATGCACACCATTGGTCTTGATTTCGGCACATCGAACACCGTGGCGATGACAGCTTCCATGTCCGGTAGTGCAGAAGCGGTCACATTTCTTGGCGACCGGGAGGAAGTAACCTCATTGCCATCGGTCCTCAGCTTTCTCGACAAAGGGGCCGCAAAGGCTCCTCATCCTGAAGTCGGCCCATGGGCAATCCGTCAGTTCCTCGAAAGCTTCGGTGATGTCCGTTTCATTCAGTCCCTGAAAACCTTTGCGGCCAGCGCGGCCTTTAAAGGAACGGGCATTTTTGGCGTTCCGTTTGATTTTGAGAACTTGATGGCGACATTTTTGACGGCTGCCTTTGAGCGCGCCCATCCGCAGATCAATCCGTCTCAAACCCGATTGGTGGTGGGCCGGCCCGTAGAGTTTGCCGGTCACAATCCGAATGAACAGCTCGCGATGAAGCGGTATCGCTCAGCCTTCAGTAAACTCGGCTACGACGACATCCTATTTGTCATGGAGCCTGTTGGCGCCGCGTTTTCCTACGCCCAGTCCCTCAAGCAGGATACGACTATTCTTGTGGCTGACCTTGGCGGTGGCACCACGGACTATTCGCTCATGCGGTTTGAGACCTCAGCTGGTCATATGCACGCGCACCCGTTGGGGCGCGGCGGCATTGGCATAGCCGGAGACACCTTTGACTACCGGATCATTGATAACGTCGTTCTGCCGAAGCTTGGCAAAGGGTCTCAATACAAAAGCATGGGCAAGACACTAGATATCCCGCCCAACCTTTTCTCAAATTTTGCCCGCTGGCACATGCTATCCATCTTCAAGACATCCGATGATTTCAAGGAGATGAAAAAGCTGCTCCGCTGGTGCCTAGACCCAGATCAGATCGAGTTGTTCATAGAGCTCGTCGAAGAAGATCAGGGCTATCCGCTCTACAAATCAGTTTCAGAGACAAAGGCGATTCTCTCGGCGAACGAAGAGGCTGAACTCATTTTCAAACCGCTCGGCCCTGACTTCAAAGCAAGCGTTGCTCGGAAGGACTTTGAGAGCTGGATCGCTCCCGATCTCTTGAAGATGAATCGCGCGCTCGACAGCGCGCTGGAACGCGCCAAGTTGAGTGAAGACGACATCGACCGGGTGTTTATGACCGGTGGCACTTCATTCGTGCCCGCGGTACGGAAGATGTTCGCAGACCGTTTTGGTGCCGAGCGAATTTCAGGCGGCAACGAACTCACTTCGGTGGCCAACGGGCTTGCTCTTATTGGCGCCCGCCAGGACGCGGCAGATTGGTCGGTGGCGGCATAA
- a CDS encoding DUF2946 family protein: MGELRQNIRKLNAAVIVLLLPFLLSALLPQGFMPTLQKDQGFTVVLCTPDGMRTITLDADGKELPSGPMGDDEGKASNHCVFSGVGAVVVPVLASDSALPVFASLAIPFFAEAPRTSSLNRSQNGARAPPLGI, encoded by the coding sequence TTGGGCGAACTCCGGCAAAACATCCGGAAATTGAACGCAGCAGTCATTGTACTGCTGCTGCCGTTCCTGCTGTCTGCCCTTTTGCCGCAAGGCTTCATGCCAACGCTGCAAAAGGATCAGGGCTTTACGGTCGTCCTGTGTACACCGGACGGCATGAGAACCATCACCCTAGATGCCGACGGTAAAGAACTGCCGTCTGGACCGATGGGTGATGATGAAGGCAAAGCATCAAACCACTGTGTATTTTCCGGTGTTGGAGCGGTGGTCGTGCCGGTCTTGGCATCGGACAGCGCCTTACCGGTCTTCGCTTCGCTGGCAATTCCGTTCTTTGCCGAAGCGCCACGGACAAGCTCGCTGAACCGCAGCCAGAACGGGGCACGCGCTCCGCCTCTTGGGATCTGA